The following are encoded in a window of Arthrobacter antioxidans genomic DNA:
- a CDS encoding quinone oxidoreductase family protein, protein MPSAIVVTAPGGPDVLTLATVDRPAPGPGQLLVRVAAAGVNFIETYQRSGAYAVDLPFTPGAEAAGTVETLGEGVTDFSTGDRVAFAEGTGTYAEYALVDADRALPVPEGVDLETAAALPLQGMTAHYLINSTFPVQPDQTVLVHAGAGGVGLLLIQLLKAKGARVITTVSTPEKEDLARAAGADEVLRYEGFADAVRTLTEGVGVDVVFDGVGRATFDDSLRSLRIRGTLVLFGAASGAVPPLELQRLNSGGSLFVTRPTLAHHLLSSEERRWRSEELFGAVAAGQLDVRIGARYALADAARAHEDLQARRTTGKVLLIP, encoded by the coding sequence ATGCCGTCAGCCATCGTCGTCACCGCACCGGGCGGTCCGGACGTCCTCACGCTCGCGACCGTCGACCGCCCCGCCCCCGGCCCGGGCCAGCTGCTGGTGAGGGTCGCCGCCGCCGGGGTGAACTTCATCGAGACGTACCAGCGCAGCGGCGCCTACGCCGTTGACCTCCCCTTCACGCCCGGAGCCGAGGCCGCCGGGACCGTGGAGACGCTCGGCGAGGGTGTCACGGACTTCTCCACCGGAGATCGCGTCGCGTTCGCCGAGGGGACAGGCACCTACGCGGAATACGCCCTCGTGGACGCGGACCGGGCGCTTCCGGTGCCGGAGGGTGTGGACCTGGAGACCGCGGCCGCCCTCCCCTTGCAGGGCATGACTGCCCACTACCTGATCAACTCCACTTTCCCCGTCCAGCCCGACCAGACGGTGCTCGTCCACGCCGGCGCGGGCGGAGTGGGCCTGCTATTGATCCAGCTGCTCAAGGCCAAGGGCGCCCGCGTGATCACCACGGTCTCGACGCCGGAGAAGGAGGACCTCGCGCGCGCCGCCGGCGCCGACGAGGTGCTGCGCTACGAGGGATTCGCCGACGCCGTGAGGACCCTGACGGAGGGGGTCGGGGTGGACGTCGTGTTCGACGGCGTGGGCCGGGCGACGTTCGACGACTCGCTGCGCTCGCTGCGGATCCGCGGCACCCTCGTGCTCTTCGGGGCGGCCTCCGGGGCAGTGCCCCCGCTGGAGCTGCAGCGCCTCAACAGCGGCGGCTCGCTCTTCGTCACCCGGCCCACCCTCGCGCATCACCTGCTTTCCTCCGAGGAGCGCCGGTGGCGTTCGGAGGAACTCTTCGGCGCGGTTGCCGCGGGCCAGCTCGACGTGCGCATCGGTGCGCGGTACGCGCTCGCCGACGCGGCCCGCGCGCATGAGGATCTGCAGGCGCGGCGCACCACGGGCAAGGTGCTGCTCATTCCCTGA
- the argC gene encoding N-acetyl-gamma-glutamyl-phosphate reductase: MTFTAAVSGASGYAGGEILRLLANHPDVEVGAITAHSNAGTRLGDIQPHLHSLADRVLQETTPEVLTGHDVVFLALPHGASAEVAARLPADTLVIDAGADHRLQDPAAWTKFYGSAHAGTWPYGLPELPGHRAGLAGARRIAVPGCYPTSVLLALTPGFAAGLLEPDDVVVVSASGTSGAGKTVKPNLLGSEVMGGMSPYGVGGGHRHTPEMEQGLSRAAGERVSLSFTPTLAPMARGILTTATARVKPGVEYAQLRQAWEDAYAAEPFVRVLPEGQWPTTKAVLGSNYANLQLAVDDHAGRVIVSCVIDNLTKGTAGGAVQSMNIALGLDETAGLTIQGIAP, from the coding sequence ATGACGTTCACCGCAGCCGTGTCCGGCGCCAGTGGCTATGCCGGGGGAGAGATCCTGCGCCTCCTCGCCAACCACCCCGACGTCGAGGTCGGGGCGATCACGGCGCACAGCAATGCTGGCACGCGCCTGGGCGACATCCAGCCCCACCTGCATTCCCTCGCCGATCGGGTGCTGCAGGAGACGACCCCCGAGGTCCTGACCGGGCACGATGTCGTCTTCCTCGCACTGCCGCACGGCGCCAGCGCCGAGGTCGCGGCCCGGCTGCCGGCGGACACGCTCGTGATCGACGCCGGTGCCGACCACCGCCTGCAGGACCCCGCCGCGTGGACGAAGTTCTACGGCTCGGCCCACGCAGGCACCTGGCCCTACGGATTGCCTGAACTGCCCGGCCACCGTGCCGGACTCGCCGGAGCCCGCCGGATCGCCGTGCCGGGCTGCTACCCCACGAGCGTCCTCCTCGCACTCACCCCGGGCTTCGCCGCGGGACTCCTCGAGCCCGACGACGTCGTCGTCGTCTCCGCATCCGGCACCTCCGGGGCGGGCAAGACCGTCAAGCCGAACCTCCTCGGCTCCGAGGTCATGGGCGGCATGAGCCCCTACGGCGTCGGCGGCGGGCACCGCCACACCCCCGAGATGGAGCAGGGTCTGAGCCGCGCGGCCGGCGAGCGCGTGTCCCTCTCCTTCACGCCCACGCTCGCGCCCATGGCCCGCGGGATCCTGACCACGGCGACCGCCCGCGTGAAGCCCGGCGTCGAGTACGCGCAGCTGCGGCAGGCATGGGAGGACGCCTATGCGGCCGAGCCTTTCGTGCGGGTGCTGCCCGAGGGCCAGTGGCCCACCACCAAGGCGGTCCTCGGCTCCAACTACGCCAACCTCCAGCTCGCCGTCGACGACCACGCGGGCCGCGTGATCGTCAGCTGCGTCATCGACAATCTGACCAAGGGGACCGCCGGCGGCGCCGTGCAGTCCATGAATATCGCCCTCGGACTCGACGAGACCGCGGGCCTGACCATCCAGGGGATCGCACCGTGA
- a CDS encoding VOC family protein — translation MPATPAPLVYLSFPGTAREALGFYAEVFGGELTLHSYEDFGRTDGPPEAVAHGVLDGVVALAGSDAAAGEQTVRCEGLMLSLLGTAEPAILHSWFDRLSVGGSGIDPLAPKPWGASDGQVTDRHGLRWLIGYEPQA, via the coding sequence ATGCCCGCCACACCTGCGCCCCTCGTCTACCTCAGCTTCCCCGGAACCGCGCGGGAGGCGCTGGGTTTCTACGCCGAGGTCTTCGGCGGTGAACTGACCCTGCATTCGTATGAGGACTTCGGGAGGACGGACGGCCCGCCGGAGGCCGTGGCCCATGGTGTGCTCGACGGCGTCGTCGCCCTCGCAGGATCGGATGCGGCAGCAGGAGAGCAGACCGTGCGGTGCGAGGGCCTCATGCTGTCCTTGTTGGGGACCGCGGAGCCGGCGATCCTCCACTCGTGGTTCGACAGGCTGTCCGTCGGAGGGTCGGGAATCGACCCGCTGGCCCCCAAACCGTGGGGCGCGTCGGACGGTCAGGTCACCGACCGGCACGGCCTGCGCTGGCTGATCGGGTACGAGCCCCAGGCATGA
- the argB gene encoding acetylglutamate kinase, with the protein MTSSDTNTGTGAATTPTATPSASTLKAQDKAATLVEALPWIQRFAGTTMVIKYGGNAMVNEEMRRAFAEDVVFLHHVGIRPVVVHGGGPQINAMLQKLGIESEFRGGLRVTTPEAMDVVRMVLTGQVGRELVGLINSHGPYAVGLSGEDGGLLRAVRTGTVVDGETVDLGLVGDVTAVHPGAILDILQAGRIPVISTVAPEYDTDGEAVQQVLNVNADSAAAALAAALGASKLVILTDVEGLYAAWPDRSSLISSLTVSELRELLPGLESGMIPKMTACLQAVEAGVERAHIVDGRLAHSMLLETFTTAGIGTQVVPDEAITTQPTTPGGAA; encoded by the coding sequence ATGACGAGCAGCGACACGAACACCGGGACGGGCGCCGCCACCACCCCGACGGCGACGCCGTCCGCCTCGACCCTGAAGGCCCAGGACAAGGCCGCCACACTGGTGGAGGCGCTGCCGTGGATCCAGCGCTTCGCCGGAACCACGATGGTCATCAAGTACGGCGGCAACGCCATGGTGAACGAGGAGATGCGCCGGGCCTTCGCCGAGGACGTCGTCTTCCTGCACCACGTCGGCATCCGGCCCGTCGTGGTGCACGGCGGCGGCCCCCAGATCAACGCGATGCTCCAGAAACTGGGCATCGAGTCGGAGTTCAGGGGCGGCCTGCGCGTGACGACCCCCGAAGCCATGGACGTGGTCCGCATGGTCCTCACCGGCCAGGTGGGCCGTGAGCTCGTGGGCCTCATCAACTCCCACGGCCCCTACGCCGTCGGACTGTCGGGCGAGGACGGCGGGCTGCTCCGTGCGGTGCGCACCGGGACCGTCGTCGACGGCGAGACCGTGGACCTCGGGCTCGTCGGGGACGTGACCGCGGTGCATCCGGGTGCCATCCTCGACATCCTCCAGGCCGGGCGCATCCCCGTGATCTCCACCGTCGCCCCGGAGTACGACACCGACGGCGAGGCCGTGCAGCAGGTGCTCAATGTGAACGCCGACTCCGCCGCCGCGGCGCTGGCCGCCGCACTCGGGGCCTCGAAGCTCGTGATCCTCACCGACGTCGAAGGGCTCTACGCGGCCTGGCCGGACCGGAGCTCCCTCATCTCCTCCCTGACCGTCAGCGAGCTCCGCGAGCTCCTGCCCGGCCTCGAATCCGGGATGATCCCGAAGATGACGGCGTGCCTGCAGGCCGTCGAGGCCGGCGTGGAACGCGCCCATATCGTCGACGGGCGGCTGGCCCACTCGATGCTGCTCGAGACGTTCACCACCGCGGGCATCGGCACGCAGGTGGTCCCCGACGAAGCGATCACGACGCAGCCCACGACTCCGGGAGGGGCAGCATGA
- the argJ gene encoding bifunctional glutamate N-acetyltransferase/amino-acid acetyltransferase ArgJ: MSITYPGGFRAAGVPAGLKSTGKPDVALVANDGPLHNAAAVFTSNRVAAAPVLWSRQVVSDGRVDAVVLNSGGANACTGPEGFQNTHRTAEVTAELLGVSATDVFVCSTGLIGEQLPMDRLLAGVTDAAGSLGRGGGPTAAEAIMTTDTVSKEARYPATADAASEGYAIGGMAKGAGMLAPGLATMLVVLTTDAALDAATLDAALREATRVSFDRTDADGCMSTNDTVVLLASGAAGVTPDAAQFTAALTQVCLDLAAQLIHDAEGASHTIAVTTANAASERDAEVVSRAVARSNLFKTAIFGNDPNWGRVLAAVGTTDAAFEPDELNVSMNGVQICRNGGIGESRDLVDLTGRDVTVEIDLAAGTASATIWTNDLTHEYVHENSAYSS, encoded by the coding sequence GTGAGCATCACGTATCCGGGCGGGTTCCGCGCTGCGGGCGTCCCCGCCGGCCTCAAGAGCACCGGCAAGCCCGACGTCGCCCTCGTCGCCAATGACGGACCGCTGCACAACGCGGCCGCCGTGTTCACCTCCAACCGGGTGGCGGCAGCACCCGTACTCTGGTCCCGGCAGGTCGTCTCGGACGGGCGCGTCGACGCCGTCGTCCTGAACTCCGGCGGCGCCAACGCCTGCACCGGTCCGGAGGGTTTCCAGAACACCCACCGGACCGCGGAGGTCACCGCGGAACTCCTCGGAGTCTCCGCGACCGACGTCTTCGTCTGCTCCACCGGCCTGATCGGTGAGCAGCTTCCGATGGACCGGCTGCTCGCCGGGGTCACGGACGCTGCCGGATCACTGGGCAGGGGCGGCGGGCCCACTGCCGCCGAGGCGATCATGACCACGGACACGGTGTCGAAGGAGGCCCGCTACCCGGCGACGGCCGACGCCGCGAGCGAGGGCTACGCGATCGGCGGGATGGCCAAGGGAGCCGGCATGCTCGCGCCGGGCCTGGCCACGATGCTCGTGGTCCTCACCACCGACGCCGCCCTCGACGCCGCGACCCTCGACGCCGCCCTGCGGGAGGCGACCCGCGTGAGCTTCGACCGCACCGACGCCGACGGCTGCATGTCCACCAACGACACCGTGGTCCTCCTCGCCTCCGGGGCGGCCGGCGTCACGCCGGACGCGGCGCAGTTCACCGCGGCCCTCACGCAGGTCTGCCTCGACCTCGCCGCGCAGCTCATCCACGACGCCGAGGGCGCGAGCCACACCATCGCCGTCACCACCGCGAACGCCGCCTCCGAACGCGACGCCGAGGTGGTCAGCCGCGCCGTCGCCCGGTCCAACCTGTTCAAGACCGCCATCTTCGGCAACGACCCCAACTGGGGCCGCGTCCTCGCGGCCGTCGGCACCACGGACGCCGCCTTCGAACCGGACGAGCTGAACGTCTCGATGAACGGCGTGCAGATCTGCCGGAACGGCGGGATCGGGGAGTCCCGCGACCTCGTGGACCTCACCGGTCGGGACGTGACCGTCGAGATCGACCTCGCCGCCGGGACGGCGAGCGCCACGATCTGGACCAACGACCTCACGCACGAGTACGTGCACGAGAACTCCGCCTACTCGAGCTGA
- a CDS encoding HNH endonuclease — translation MTSLPMPADGPGLIDEVRDLEDFKSAIAARQARTAVAFDLDERQAQAAARVPVAEQGRGVAAQIALARRESPARGGRLLGMARALVTEMPHTMAALEAGLVNEWRATLLVRETACLSAADRCAVDEELSPDTGAFEGAGDRQIVAAARAAAYRRDPRSVTQRASRAAAERHVGLRPAPDTMTYLTALLPVAQGVAVHAELTRHADACRAEGDERSRGQLMADALVERTTGTPGGFSRVEVQLIMTDRTLLQGDSEPARLPGYGIVPAGWARNLLTTGRTPEQAFGQPAKQHCGPSSGSAQGFEVWLRRLYTAPGSGELVAADSRARLFTTNQRRFIQARDHLCRTPYCDAPIRHYDHIIPWRDDKPTSLANGAGLCEACNHTKELPGWKARPHPDSRTSHGRHVLEVSTPTGHTYRSTAPPLPGSDQESRERRGTRAVRLPGSTGHGSDHRGPPTQQHARSFRRVDLVFA, via the coding sequence ATGACCTCGCTTCCCATGCCGGCGGATGGTCCGGGGCTCATCGATGAGGTCCGTGATCTGGAGGACTTCAAATCCGCGATCGCCGCCCGGCAGGCCCGGACCGCGGTCGCGTTCGACCTGGATGAGCGCCAAGCCCAGGCGGCGGCTCGTGTGCCGGTGGCGGAGCAGGGTCGGGGTGTGGCCGCGCAGATCGCCCTGGCCCGGCGTGAGTCCCCCGCCCGGGGCGGGCGGCTGCTCGGAATGGCCAGAGCTTTGGTGACGGAGATGCCGCATACGATGGCGGCTCTGGAGGCCGGGTTGGTGAACGAGTGGCGGGCGACCCTCCTGGTCCGGGAGACCGCGTGCCTGTCGGCTGCGGACCGGTGCGCGGTCGATGAGGAGCTCAGCCCCGACACGGGTGCCTTCGAGGGGGCCGGGGACCGGCAGATCGTCGCCGCGGCCCGGGCGGCGGCGTACCGCAGGGATCCGCGGTCGGTCACCCAGCGGGCCAGCCGTGCCGCGGCGGAGCGGCATGTGGGTCTGCGGCCGGCACCGGACACCATGACGTACCTGACCGCCCTGCTGCCGGTCGCCCAGGGGGTCGCGGTGCATGCGGAGCTGACCCGGCACGCCGACGCCTGCCGGGCAGAGGGCGATGAACGCAGCCGGGGCCAGTTGATGGCGGATGCGCTGGTGGAGCGGACCACGGGCACCCCGGGCGGGTTCTCCCGGGTCGAGGTGCAGCTGATCATGACGGACCGGACCCTGCTCCAGGGCGACAGCGAACCGGCCCGCCTGCCGGGCTACGGGATCGTCCCCGCCGGGTGGGCCCGGAACCTCCTCACCACCGGACGAACCCCCGAGCAGGCTTTCGGGCAGCCCGCCAAGCAGCACTGCGGGCCGTCATCAGGTAGCGCGCAGGGCTTCGAAGTCTGGCTCCGGCGGCTCTATACCGCCCCAGGAAGTGGTGAGCTGGTGGCCGCCGACTCCCGGGCGCGACTCTTCACCACCAACCAGCGGCGGTTCATCCAGGCCCGCGACCATCTCTGCCGGACCCCTTACTGCGATGCGCCGATCCGCCACTACGACCACATCATCCCCTGGCGTGACGACAAACCCACGAGCCTCGCCAATGGTGCCGGACTCTGTGAGGCTTGCAACCACACCAAGGAACTCCCCGGCTGGAAAGCCAGACCGCACCCGGATTCCAGGACCAGCCACGGCCGCCATGTCCTCGAGGTCAGCACGCCCACCGGCCACACCTACCGCTCCACCGCGCCACCCCTGCCCGGCAGCGATCAGGAGAGCCGGGAACGGCGAGGCACGAGGGCCGTTCGCCTTCCGGGGTCGACGGGCCACGGATCGGATCATCGGGGCCCGCCGACACAACAGCACGCCCGCTCCTTCCGACGGGTCGACCTGGTTTTCGCCTGA
- the argF gene encoding ornithine carbamoyltransferase codes for MTRHFLVDTDLSPAEQAEVLDLAVELKAKPYAHAPFAGEGAGRRTVAVIFDKTSTRTRVSFAAGVADLGGVPLIIGAGDSQLGHKESITDTARVLDRMVATIVWRTYAQAGLEEMAAASSVPVINALSDDYHPCQLLADLLTIREHKGTLAGLTMTYLGDSANNMANSYLLAGATAGMHVRVAGPEGYLPDPAVVAAAEERAAETGGSVLVTTDAAVALAGADVVATDTWVSMGQEDEKAARQELFRSYAVDAEAMAQAAPDAVVLHCLPAYRGYEIAADVIDGPQSLVWDEAENRLHAQKALMTWLVQQSARPDGQGSGS; via the coding sequence ATGACGCGCCACTTCCTCGTCGACACGGATCTCTCACCCGCCGAGCAGGCCGAGGTCCTCGACCTCGCCGTCGAACTCAAGGCGAAGCCCTACGCCCATGCGCCGTTCGCGGGGGAGGGCGCGGGCCGCAGGACGGTCGCCGTGATCTTCGACAAGACCTCCACCCGCACCCGCGTGTCCTTCGCCGCCGGTGTCGCGGACCTCGGCGGGGTGCCGCTGATCATCGGCGCGGGGGACTCCCAGCTCGGGCACAAGGAGTCCATCACCGACACCGCCAGGGTCCTCGACCGGATGGTCGCGACGATCGTTTGGCGCACCTACGCCCAGGCCGGGCTCGAGGAGATGGCCGCGGCGTCCAGCGTCCCCGTCATCAACGCCCTCTCCGACGATTACCACCCGTGCCAGCTGCTCGCGGACCTGCTCACCATCCGCGAGCACAAGGGCACGCTCGCGGGGCTCACCATGACGTACCTGGGGGACAGCGCCAACAACATGGCCAACTCCTACCTCCTCGCCGGGGCCACCGCAGGCATGCACGTCCGGGTCGCCGGGCCCGAGGGCTACCTCCCCGACCCGGCGGTCGTGGCCGCCGCCGAGGAGCGGGCCGCCGAGACCGGCGGGTCCGTCCTCGTCACCACGGACGCGGCCGTCGCGCTCGCCGGAGCCGACGTCGTCGCCACCGACACCTGGGTGTCCATGGGCCAGGAGGACGAGAAGGCGGCACGGCAGGAGCTGTTCCGCTCCTACGCCGTCGACGCCGAAGCCATGGCGCAGGCCGCGCCGGACGCCGTCGTACTCCACTGCCTGCCCGCCTACCGCGGCTACGAGATCGCCGCCGACGTCATCGACGGCCCGCAGTCGCTCGTCTGGGACGAGGCAGAGAACCGGCTGCACGCCCAGAAGGCCCTCATGACGTGGCTCGTGCAGCAGTCCGCCCGGCCGGACGGGCAGGGGAGCGGGTCATGA
- a CDS encoding arginine repressor: protein MTVQRDSARLTTKTARHALITDLLTARSVRSQVELATLLAADGVQVNQGTLSRDLVELGVVRVRGAEGALIYAVPVEGGGRHARSGVSQEILDARLAKLCNELLVTAEASGNIVILRTPPGAANFLALAIDHSVMPSILGTIAGDDTVMLVSRDPDGGAAVADRFLGLAQEPQGPAEPS, encoded by the coding sequence ATGACCGTGCAGCGCGATTCCGCCCGCCTCACCACGAAGACGGCCCGGCACGCCCTCATCACGGACCTCCTGACCGCGCGGTCCGTGCGCTCGCAGGTGGAGCTGGCCACCCTGCTCGCCGCCGACGGCGTGCAGGTCAACCAGGGGACGCTGTCGCGGGACCTCGTGGAGCTCGGCGTCGTCCGCGTCCGCGGAGCCGAGGGCGCGCTGATCTATGCGGTGCCCGTGGAGGGCGGCGGCCGGCACGCGCGCAGCGGTGTGTCCCAGGAGATCCTCGACGCCCGGCTCGCGAAGCTGTGCAACGAACTGCTGGTGACGGCGGAGGCCTCGGGGAACATCGTCATCCTGCGGACGCCGCCGGGGGCTGCGAACTTCCTCGCCCTGGCCATCGACCACTCGGTGATGCCCTCGATCCTCGGCACCATCGCCGGCGACGACACCGTGATGCTCGTCAGCCGCGACCCCGACGGCGGCGCGGCCGTCGCCGACCGATTCCTCGGACTCGCGCAGGAACCGCAAGGGCCCGCGGAGCCGTCCTGA
- a CDS encoding YciI family protein: protein MSQFAVLIYADESLHAADAAAADLEENDLHARDLSSSGTMSLAYALTPRAQAVSIRRDGTRAGPFVQSDQFVAGFYVVEAPDLEAAIAIARRNPAVRTGTGGVEVRPVHSGGITA from the coding sequence ATGTCGCAGTTCGCCGTCCTCATCTATGCCGACGAGTCCCTCCACGCAGCCGACGCAGCAGCGGCCGACCTCGAAGAGAACGATCTGCACGCCCGGGACCTCTCGTCTTCCGGCACGATGTCTCTGGCCTACGCCCTGACGCCCCGGGCCCAGGCGGTGTCCATCCGACGGGATGGCACCCGGGCAGGGCCTTTCGTGCAGTCCGACCAGTTCGTCGCGGGCTTCTACGTCGTCGAAGCTCCCGATCTCGAGGCTGCGATCGCGATTGCCCGCCGGAACCCGGCGGTCCGCACCGGCACGGGCGGTGTCGAGGTCCGCCCCGTCCACAGCGGGGGCATCACCGCCTGA
- a CDS encoding argininosuccinate synthase yields MTERIVLAYSGGLDTSVAIGWIAEATGAEVIAVAVDVGQGGESLETIRQRALGCGAVEAYVADAREEFATDYCMPALKTNALYMDAYPLVSALSRPVIVKHLVAAARQFGATTVSHGCTGKGNDQVRFEVGIQTLGPDLKCIAPVRDLALTRDKAIAFAEEKGLPIETTKKNPFSIDQNVWGRAVETGFLEDIWNGPTKDVYDYTESPEFPPAVDEVIISFKEGIPVAIDGNTVTPLQAIEELNRRAGAQGIGRIDIVEDRLVGIKSREIYEAPGAMALIAAHRELENVTIEREQARFKKTVDQRWTELVYDGQWFSPLKRSLDTFVDDTQKYVTGDIRMNLHGGRATVTGRRSDVALYDFNLATYDSGDTFDQSMARGFIEIFGLSSKVASSRDQRAGA; encoded by the coding sequence GTGACTGAACGCATCGTCCTCGCCTACTCCGGCGGACTCGACACCTCCGTGGCCATCGGCTGGATCGCCGAAGCCACCGGGGCCGAGGTGATCGCCGTGGCCGTCGACGTCGGACAGGGCGGCGAGTCCCTCGAGACCATCCGCCAGCGCGCGCTCGGCTGCGGCGCCGTCGAAGCCTACGTGGCCGACGCCCGCGAGGAGTTCGCGACCGACTACTGCATGCCCGCCCTGAAGACGAACGCGCTCTACATGGACGCCTACCCCCTCGTCTCCGCGCTGTCCCGTCCCGTGATCGTCAAGCACCTCGTCGCCGCCGCGCGTCAGTTCGGCGCCACGACCGTGTCCCACGGCTGCACCGGCAAGGGCAACGACCAGGTGCGCTTCGAGGTGGGCATCCAGACCCTCGGCCCGGACCTGAAGTGCATCGCCCCGGTCCGCGACCTCGCCCTCACGCGTGACAAGGCCATCGCCTTCGCCGAGGAGAAGGGCCTGCCGATCGAGACCACCAAGAAGAACCCGTTCTCCATCGACCAGAACGTCTGGGGTCGCGCCGTCGAGACCGGGTTCCTCGAGGACATCTGGAACGGCCCCACCAAGGACGTCTACGACTACACCGAGTCGCCCGAGTTCCCGCCCGCCGTCGACGAGGTGATCATCTCCTTCAAGGAGGGCATCCCCGTGGCGATCGACGGCAACACGGTCACGCCGCTGCAGGCCATCGAGGAGCTCAACCGCCGGGCCGGCGCCCAGGGGATCGGCCGCATCGACATCGTCGAGGACCGCCTCGTCGGCATCAAGAGCCGCGAGATCTACGAGGCCCCCGGCGCGATGGCCCTCATCGCCGCGCACCGCGAACTCGAGAACGTCACCATCGAGCGCGAGCAGGCCCGCTTCAAGAAGACCGTCGACCAGCGCTGGACCGAGCTGGTGTACGACGGCCAGTGGTTCTCGCCGCTGAAGCGCTCGCTGGACACGTTCGTGGACGACACGCAGAAGTACGTCACCGGCGACATCCGCATGAACCTCCATGGTGGCCGCGCGACCGTCACCGGCCGTCGTTCCGACGTCGCGCTCTACGACTTCAACCTCGCGACCTACGATTCCGGGGACACCTTCGACCAGTCGATGGCCCGCGGCTTCATCGAGATCTTCGGCCTGTCCTCCAAGGTGGCCTCGAGCCGGGACCAGCGGGCAGGCGCCTGA
- a CDS encoding acetylornithine transaminase, whose product MSHTTMNETADLLTGGASGADWLARYSSSLMGVFGTPQRVLVRGSGCFVWDADGAQYLDLLGGIAVNALGHAHPFVTSVVSSQLATLGHISNFFTSPTQVALAEKLLDLAGAPTGSRVFFTNSGAEALEAAVKLARRNSTPQRQRILALDGAFHGRTMGALALTSKKAYREPFEPLPGGVEHIPFDDIEALRSAMDSSVAALVIEPIQGEAGVRPLSPEYLRAARELTREHGALLILDEVQSGVGRTGRWFAHQWVDGVAPDAMTLAKGLGGGFPIGALVTFGEDVSSLIGAGQHGTTFGGNPVATAAGLATLHVLETTGALQHASDVGALLASRLAATDGVTAVRGQGLLIGFDVDGEYAPAAVQSALTAGFIINATGPSTLRLAPPLILTPEQAATFLDALPAILTTARTAHAAAREATP is encoded by the coding sequence ATGAGCCACACGACCATGAACGAGACCGCGGACCTGCTCACGGGCGGGGCGTCCGGCGCGGACTGGCTCGCCCGCTACAGCTCCTCGCTGATGGGTGTCTTCGGGACGCCGCAGCGCGTGCTGGTGCGCGGGTCCGGCTGCTTCGTATGGGATGCCGACGGCGCACAGTACCTCGACCTCCTCGGCGGTATCGCGGTCAACGCCCTCGGCCACGCGCACCCCTTCGTCACCTCCGTCGTCTCCAGCCAGCTCGCGACCCTCGGCCACATCTCCAACTTCTTCACGAGCCCCACCCAGGTGGCACTCGCCGAGAAGCTCCTGGACCTCGCGGGGGCGCCCACCGGGTCCCGCGTGTTCTTCACCAACTCCGGCGCCGAAGCCCTCGAGGCCGCGGTCAAGCTCGCGCGCCGCAACAGCACCCCGCAACGGCAGCGCATCCTCGCCCTCGACGGCGCCTTCCACGGACGCACCATGGGGGCACTCGCCCTGACGTCCAAGAAGGCCTACCGCGAACCCTTCGAGCCCCTGCCCGGCGGCGTGGAGCACATCCCCTTCGACGACATCGAGGCCCTCCGGTCCGCGATGGACTCCTCCGTGGCAGCACTGGTCATCGAACCCATCCAGGGCGAGGCCGGCGTCCGGCCGCTCTCTCCCGAGTACCTGCGCGCCGCACGGGAGCTGACCCGCGAACACGGGGCGCTGCTCATCCTCGACGAGGTCCAGTCCGGCGTCGGGCGGACGGGCCGCTGGTTCGCCCACCAGTGGGTCGACGGCGTGGCCCCCGACGCCATGACGCTCGCCAAGGGCCTCGGCGGCGGGTTCCCGATCGGCGCGCTCGTCACGTTCGGCGAGGACGTCTCCTCGCTGATCGGTGCGGGCCAGCACGGCACCACCTTCGGGGGCAATCCCGTGGCCACCGCGGCGGGTCTCGCCACGCTGCACGTCCTCGAGACGACGGGCGCCCTGCAGCACGCGTCCGACGTCGGCGCCCTCCTCGCCTCGCGGCTCGCAGCCACCGACGGGGTCACCGCGGTGCGAGGGCAGGGCCTGCTCATCGGGTTCGACGTCGACGGCGAGTACGCGCCGGCGGCGGTCCAGTCGGCGCTCACGGCAGGGTTCATCATCAACGCGACAGGGCCCTCGACCCTCCGGCTCGCGCCGCCGCTCATCCTCACCCCCGAGCAGGCGGCCACGTTCCTGGATGCCCTGCCCGCCATCCTCACCACTGCCCGCACCGCCCACGCCGCTGCCCGGGAGGCAACCCCATGA